The genomic region TGGTGGTGTCGATCCGTACCGCACTGTCGCCGGTCTCCGCGAGCGTGGCGGCGATGAGGCCGTGCAGGGAACCCAGGGTCTCTTCGACGAGAGCGACGCCGAGGTCGGCGGTGTCCCGGAAGTGCCGGTAGAAGGCTGTCGGCGCGACCCCCACGGCGCGCGTCACCTCACGCAGTCCGAGGCTGGAGAGACTCTGTTCCTCCAGCAGCCCGAGGGCCGCGTCCAGGAGGGCCTGGCGGGTCTTCTGCTTCTGGGCCTGGCGGATTCCGGCGGTGTGACTCATGCCATTCAGTAAACAACCGTTCTCCGTCGAAGGGAAGCGTAGACTCACTGGTCAGTGAACAGTCGTACTCACAACTGTTCACCGAATTGATCCGTCCGCTCCCGTGAGTCCGTCTGTTCTTCGGAAGGACAGTGATGATTGCCCTCGTCGCGCTTCTCCTCCTGTTCGGAGTCGTGCTCGGTGCCGTGGCCCACTTCCCGGTCTCCGTGTCCCTGGTCGCCGCGCTCGTCATCGGCGGCTGGCTGGTCGTGTTCGCCGTGCGCGAGCGCCTCTCGTCCAAGTGACAGCGCCCCAGTGACGGCGCATCAGTGACCGAGCCCGAGTAACGGAGCCGCACCATGGAACTCACCACCCGCACCACCGCCCCTGCCCGCACCGGCACCACCACCCGCATCGGCACCCGCGACGCCGACGGCATGGCCGTCGCCGCGTTCGTGCTCGGACTGCTCGGCCTGCTCGTGCTGAACATCGTCCTCGGTCCGACCGCCATCGTGCTGGCCGCACTCGCACTCCGGCGCGGCACCGCCCGCCGCGGACGCGCCCTGCTCGCGCTGGCGCTCGGTGTCGCGGACCTCGTGGTCCTGGCCGCGCTCGTCACCTCCAGCGGCGCCGTGATCTGGAACATCGGCGGCTGACCGACAGGTGGGACGGGCGTCGGGCCGACAAACCGAAGCTCGTAGAATCGTGGTCACCATGGCTTACCTCGACCACGCTGCGACCACTCCCATGCTTCCGGAGGCGGTCGAGGCGATGACCGCCCAGCTCACCGTCACCGGCAACGCCTCATCGCTGCACGCCGCCGGGCGACGGGCTCGGCGTACCGTCGAGGAAGCCCGCGAGGCCCTCGCCGAATCGCTCGGCGCGCGCCCCAGCGAGGTGGTCTTCACCGCCGGCGGCACCGAGGCCGACAACCTCGCGGTCAAGGGGCTCTTCTGGTCCCGCCGGGACGCCGATCCGCGCCGGAACCGGGTGCTGGTCAGCCCCGTCGAGCACCACGCCGTCCTGGACGCCGTCGACTGGCTCGGCGCCCACGAAGGCGCGACCGTCGAATACCTTCCGGTCGACGCCTACGGCCGGGTGCACCCCGAAGCCCTCCGCGCGGCGATCGAACGGGACCCGTCCGATGTGGCCCTGGCCACCGTGATGTGGGCCAACAACGAGATCGGCACCGTCCTGCCGGTCCGCGAACTCGCCCAGGTGGCGGCCGAGTTCGAGATCCCGCTGCACGCCGACGCGGTCCAGGCGTACGGCCAGCTCCCGGTGGACTTCGCCGCGTCCGGCCTGGCCGCGATGACCGTGTCCGGCCACAAGATCGGCGGCCCCTACGGCATCGGCGCGCTGCTGCTCGGCCGCGAGTACACCCCGGTCCCGGTGCTGCACGGCGGCGGCCAGGAACGCCATGTCCGGTCCGGAACGCTCGACGCCCCGGCCATAGCCTCGTTCGCCGTCGCCGGGACGCTGGCCGCCGAGCGGCAGGCGGACTTCGCACGCGAGATCGGCGGGCTGCGCGACGCACTGATCGCGGCCGTACGGTCGGCCTGCCCCGAAGCGATCCTCGGCGGCGACCCGGTCGACCGGCTCCCCGCCAACGCCCACTTCACCTTCCCCGGCTGCGAGGGCGACTCCCTGCTGCTGCTCCTGGACGCCCAGGGCATCGCCTGTTCCACGGGCTCGGCCTGCACGGCGGGGGTGGCCCAGCCCAGCCACGTACTCCTGGCCACCGGCACGGATCCGGACCTGGCACGGGGGACGCTGAGGTTCTCGCTCGGGCACACGTCGACGGAGGCCGATGTGGCGGCGGTGGCGGAAGCGATCGGTCCCGCGGTGGAACGGGCGAGGTCGGCGGGGCTGAGCTGAGCCGCCCGCCGCGACGACGGCCCTCGGCCCATCGGGCCCACGCGGCACCCGGCCCTGCCCGGGGCCGTGATTCTCAGCCGCTCACACGGCCCGCACCAGCCTCAGGTAGTGCGCCCAGTCCCAGTACCGCCCCGGATCCGTATGGTCCGCGCCAGGCACCTCCACGTGCCCGACGATGTGTTCCCGGTCGACGGGTATCCCGTACCGCTTGCATATCCCCGCCGTCAGCCGCGCCGACGACCGGTACATCGCGTCCGTGAACGACGCGGGCCGGTCCACGAAGCCCTCGTGCTCTATGCCGATGCTGCGTTCGTTGTAGGAGCGGTTCCCCGCGTGGAACGCCACGTCCAGCTCGCGGACCGTCTGCGCCACGTGCCCGTCCCTGCGGAGCACGTAGTGCGCGGCGGCCCGGTGCGCCGGGTCGCCGAAGACCTGGAGCGCCATCGTGAAGCTGCCCTGCACGACATGGATGACCACCCGGTCGATCGCGTAGTCGTCGGGGCGGTCGGCCCGTCGGTAGTTCGCGGGGGAGGCAGCGGCCCACTGCGCGCCCGCGTAGTCCACCGCGCCCGCCTCACGCGGTCCGCCGCCCCCGTGCGTCCGGTGCTCGCGGCCCAGCACCACGGCTCCGACAGCCGCGCCGAGCCCGCCCAGCCCACCGAGCAGCAGGCCCCGGCGCCCCAGGTGGCGGCCGGGGTTCCATCCTGCGCTGCCCTTTGTCCCCATACGATCGTCAACGCATACTCACGCGCTTTCGGTTCCCCCGTGCCCGTACCCTGGTACGGCTATGACTCAGACATCCCAGAGCCCCCGCCCCCGTCCCCTCCGGGTACTGGCCGCCATGTCCGGCGGCGTGGACTCCGCCGTCGCCGCCGCCCGCGCCGCCGAAGCCGGGCACGACGTGACAGGCGTGCACCTGGCGCTCTCCGCCAACCCGCAGTCCTTCCGTACGGGCGCGCGCGGCTGCTGCACCATCGAGGACTCCCGCGACGCCCGGCGCGCGGCCGACGTCATCGGCATCCCGTTCTACGTCTGGGACCTGGCCGAGCGGTTCCGTGAGGACGTCGTCGACGACTTCGTCGCGGAGTACGAGGCCGGGCGCACCCCCAACCCGTGCCTGCGCTGCAACGAGAAGATCAAGTTCGCGGCGCTGCTCGACAAGGCGCTCGCCCTGGGCTTCGACGCGGTCTGCACCGGCCACTACGCGACGGTCGTCGTCAACGAGGACGGCACGCGGGAGATGCACCGCGCCTCCGACATGGCGAAGGACCAGTCGTACGTCCTCGGGGTCCTCGACGAGCGCCAGCTCGCCCACGCGATGTTCCCGCTCGGTGACACCCTCACCACGAAGGACGAGATCCGCGGCGAGGCCGAGCGGCGGGGCCTGGCCGTCGCCAAGAAGCCCGACAGCCACGACATCTGCTTCATCGCCGACGGCGACACCCAGGGCTTCCTCGCCTCGCGCCTCGGCGGCAAGGCGGAGGGCGACATCGTCGACGAGTCCGGTACGAAGGTGGGCAGCCACGACGGCGCCTTCGGCTTCACCATCGGCCAGCGCAAGGGCCTGCGGATCGGCCACCCGGCCGCCGACGGCAAGCCGCGCTACGTGCTCGACATCTCCCCGGTGAACAACACGGTGACGGTCGGACCGGTGGAGGCCCTGGACGTCACCGCGCTCACCGCGATCAAGCCCCGCTGGTGCGGGAACGCCCCGGCGGGCCCCGGAGCGTACACCGCACAGCTGCGCGCGCACGGCGGCGAGACGGCGGTCACCGCCGAGCTGGTCGGTGACGAGCTGCGGGTCTCCTTCGACGAGCCGGTCCGGGGCGTGGCCCCCGGCCAGGCGATCGTGCTCTACGACGGCACCCGGGTCGTCGGCTCGGCGACGATCGCCACGACGGACCGGGCGGCCACGGCGGCGGTGTGACCGGCACGGTCGTCCGTGCCGGGTGAGGTGGCGGCGGCCGGTAGTGCGGATCGGCCGGGCGAGCCGGCCCGCCCGGACCGGGTCACAGCGCGGCTAGGACGAGGGCGTATCTCGAACTCTGCATGTCAACTCCCCGTTGTGGCACCGCACTCGGGGGCGGCGCCGTCCCGGCAATTGCGCGGGGAGCGGCACGGACTCACGTGACAGGGGTACGGACTCGCCTGTGTACGATGCGGCATCGTGCGAGCCAGCAGGGGGAGAGCAGCGGTGACAACGGAACCGGGCATCGTCACGCCGGACGGTCGGATGTCCTTGGCGGAGGCGGCGTGCCGATATCAGGCGGGTGAGGTCTGCTCGGAGGACCTGCCGATGATCGCTGCCGAGGCGCTCGCCGCCGGGCTGGACGCCCCGACACTGTGCGAACTAGCAGGGTGGCCGCGCACCGCTGATCCCCGCGACATTCGTGATGCGTTCGAGCAGGCCCTCTCCGAGTCAGGAATCGAGCTGCCTGCTCCCGGCCTGGCACGCCGCCACGCGCTGCGCCGCCTGGCAGAGCGAATCATCGACGGCGGGGAGACCGCTCTCACGGAGACCGTGGCGGACGACTGGTGGGAGACCGCAGTCGAGACCCCGGAGGAGCGGGTGTTCGTGTCGCTGATCCCGCAATGCGTGTGCTGCATCGAGTACACGCTGGGGTTCGACCAGCCGACTTGGGTGGCCGAGCTGCGAACTGCCGCGCTCGCCCTGACGTCGTCCCCGCCGGTCGGCTGCGGCTGTTGAACCCGGCTTCGAGGGTCTGCGGGCCGTGCTCGGACGAGCCCGCCGGGCGCCCCGCACGTCAGAGCGCCCCCGATGCCGTCCGCGTGCGGCACGGCGACCTCGACGCAGTTGTTGCCTGACGCTTCGGAGGGCCCGGGTGGACCCGGCGGGAAGAACCGTCCGGTTCGAACTCGCCCTCGGGGCCGTCTCCGCCTGGGTCCACCCGGCAGCCGGGCGGCTCAGACCACCTCGGTGTCGTAGAAGCAGAAGTGGTCCTTGATCTCCGCCACTTGGGCCAGCGGCTCCGGGTACGCCCAGACCAGATCGGCGGCCCCGGGCAACGACCAGTACGACGCGTCGCCCTTGAACGGGCAGTGGGTGTGCGTGTCCGAAGGTGTCAGCAGTTCGGTGCGTACGTCCTCCGGCGGGAGGTAGTAGCGCACCGGCAGCCCTGTCTCGTGCAGCAGCAGGGGGCGGCGGCTCTCCGCCAGGACCTGGCCCTCACGAACAACCCGTACATGGTCGGTGCCCTGCTCGACGGTGATGCGGTGTCCGGTAGTCATGACTGGTACAGCGCTCGGAGCGGCCCGCTTCTTCCCTCTACGGTGGACGCATGAATATCTGTGTCTTCCTCTCCGCCGCCGACCTCGACGAGCGCTACACCCGCCCCGCCCGTGAATTCGCCGAGCTGATCGGCAAGGGCGGTCACACCCTGGTCTGGGGCGGTTCGGAGAGCGGCCTCATGAAGGTCGTCGCCGACGGGGTGCAGGAGAACGGGGGGCGGCTCGTCGGGGTCTCCGTGGACTTCCTGGCCGCGAAGGCCCGCACCGATGCCGACGAGATGGTCATCGCCGCCGACCTCGCCGAGCGCAAGGCGCTGCTGCTCGCCAAGTCGGACGCTGTCGTGATCATGGTCGGTGGGACCGGGACGCTGGACGAGGCCACCGAGATCCTGGAGCTGAAGAAGCACGGCAGGACGGACAAGCCCGTGGTGCTGCTGAACACGGCGGGCTTCTACGACGGGCTGAAGCAGCAGTTCCAGCGGATGGAGGACGAGGGCTTCCTGCCCGTGCCCCTCACTGACCTGGTGTTCTTCGCGGAGGACGGGGTGGCGGCGCTGGCCTACCTGGAGGAGTCGCACGGCGTGCAGTAGTGCGACGATGGGGCCATGGCTACACATGTGATCACCGGCGCGGGTTCCGGCATCGGCGCGGCCGTCGCGCGCCGTCTCCACGAGCGGGGTGACGACCTCGTCATCGTGGCGCGCGACGCCGGGCGCGCCAGGGAGCTCGCGGGGCGCTTCCCCGGGGCGGGCACGCTCGTCGCGGACCTGGCGAACCCCGACCGTATTTCCTGGGCGCTCGACAAGCAGGCGCTGCCCGCGCAGGTCGACTCGCTGCTGCACATCGCGGGCATCGTCGACCTCGGCCCCATCGCGGAACTGCGCCCCACGACCTGGCACCAGCAGCTCAACACCAACCTCGTCGCACCGGCCGAGCTGACCCGGCTGATGCTGCCGCAGCTCCGTACCGTCCGGGGCCAGGTGATCTTCGTCAACTCCGGCGCGGGCCTGAACGCCCACGCCGAGTGGGGCGCGTACGCCGCCGCCAAGCACGGGCTGAAGGCCCTGGCCGACGCGCTCCGCCACGAGGAGCACGGGAACGGCGTACGGGTCACGTCCGTCTACCCCGGACGTACCGCCAGCCCGATGCAGGCCAAGGTCCACTCGCAGGAGGGCAAGGAGTACCGCCCGGAGGGCCTGATCGACCCCGAGTCGGTCGCCACCACGATCCTCATGGCGCTGGACCTGCCGCGGGACGCGGAGGTCAACGACCTGACGGTGCGCGCCGGCCGCTGAGACCGCTCACTCCGCCAGCGCCAGATCCACCGAGGAGAAGGCGAAGTCCGCCCAGCCGATCAGGACCACCCCGGACCCCGCCCCGCGGATCGCGGGAAGCGACCTCTGGTCCTCGTTCTCGCCCTGGAACAGTGACTTCGGCAGATCCGCCCGGGACAGTTCGTGACCGGTACGCGCATCGAGCACCAGGAGCCGGGCGGAGGCGGGCACCTTGTCCCGCCGGGCATCGAGTGGCGGGACGCCCTGGGTGACGTACACCCGGCCGTCGGCTATCCAGGGCCTGCCGAACTCAAGCCCCTTGGTGGCCGGGTGGGTCCAGGCGGTTCGGTTCCCCTCCGCGGTCACCCGTATCGCGGTGAGAGTCCGGCTGCTGCTGGAGTCGAACACCATGATGTTGTCGTCGGCGTAGCCGAGAGACAGGTCGTTCGACAGCGCTGTCGAACGGGTCCGGGGCCGGCTGCCGGAGACATCGGTCACGACCAGTGCGTCGCGCACGGACGCGGTCGCCATGGTGTGGTCGTCGAGGCGCCAGTAGCCGGTGATCTCGTCCTTCAGCTGCCAGCGAGGGTGGCCCGTGCTCCGGTCCATACCGGACAGGACGTACTCGTCACTGCTGCCCTCGCAGTCGGTGGCCCGGTACGCCACCACGTCCTTCAGAGCGACGGGGGCCCGGACGGCCCACTTCCGGCACCCCTTGGGCGGGGGAGCCGTCCAGAGCCGCTTGCCGTCGTGCACGGCAAGAGCGGTGACCGAGGCCGGCTGGCTGAGGATCACCGTGTCCTCGTCGAGCCAGAGCCTGCTCTGCCCGGACTTCGCGTCGCCGGGCACCTTGACGTGCCAGCGCGGCTTGCCGCTGTGTGCGTCGATCCCGACCACGAGCTGGTCGTCGAACGAGAGCACCACCGTGTCCCGGGAGTTCGTCACGTCCACCAGGCCGGTCTTCTCCCGCCCGTAGTGCCAGTAGCTCTTGCCCGTACGGAGAGAGAACGCCGTGACGCCCCTGGGCTCCTCGTGCAGGTACAGCCCACCGGCGATCCCGCTCATGGAGCCCTCGAAGGTCGCCACCACCCTGCTGGGCTTCACGGGCGCACTGCTGCCGAGCGCCGCCGGGAAGTCGCCGTGCGGCCCGCTCATCTGCTCGTGGTAGCGGGTGAGGTACGTGTACGTCTGCCAGCCACCGATGGCCAGCGCGAGCACCACCGCGACGGTCACCAGCTTGACCGCCCTGACCCGGACCCACGCAGCCGTGGCACGCGCCGACTCGGCGGGGCTGCGCCGTATCCGCGGGACGCGCCCGTCGGGGCCCACCACCGGCGGGTCCTCCGACTCCGTGCCGCTGGAGTTCCAGGTCCAGCCGTCCAGATCGTCCTTCATCGCTCTCCCCCGATTGCTGTGCGCCAGATGGTAGTACCGCCCACTGACAGCGCGACCGCTGCCCCGGCCCCGGCCTCGGCCGTCATCCGGCTGTCCCTCCTGCTCGTAGGCTTTGTGCGTGAGCGAGAAGAGCAAGTTCAGCTGGGGACCGGCCACCGGGATCGGTTCCATGCCGGGCGGCGACGCGCGGGAGACCGCGAAGACCGTCATCGGGTCCTTCGAGGACTTTCCGTATCTGGCCGAACTGCCCGCGCGCGGGCCGGGCTCCGACATGATCGGGCGGACCATCGGGCTGCTCGTCGAGATGTACGCCCACCTGGAGCCCAGCGGCTGGCGCGTCAGCGACCGGCCGGGTCACGACACCCGTCGTGCACGCTCCTGGCTGGGCGAGGACCTCGACGCGCTGGAGGAGTTCACCCAGGGGTACGAAGGGCCGCTCAAGGTGCAGGCCGTCGGGCCCTGGACGCTGGCCGCCGGGCTCGAACTGCGGGGCGGAGAGGCCGTTCTCGGCGACTCCGGCGCCTGCCGGGACCTCACCGCCTCGCTCGCCGAGGGGCTGCGCGGGCACCTCGCCGAGGTGCGCCGCCGGGTGCCGGGCGCTCAGCTGGTGCTCCAGCTCGACGAGCCGTCGCTCGTCTCCGTACTGCGCGGGCAGATCAGGACGGCCAGCGGTTACCGGACCCACCGGGCCGTGGACCGGCAGCTCGTCGAGGGCGCGCTGCGCGACGTGATGGCGGTCAGCGACGGTCCGGTGATCGTGCATTCCTGTGCGCCCGACGTGCCGTTCGCGCTGCTTCGGCGGGCCGGCGCCGCAGGCGTCTCGTTCGATTTCAGCCTTCTCACCGAGCGTGACGAGGACGCGATCGGAGAGGCCGTGGAGGGCGGTACCCGGCTCTTCGCCGGAGTGGTGCCCGGCACCGACACCGCATTGTCAGACCCTGCCGGTAGCGTCATGGGTGTCAGGACGCTGTGGCGCAGGCTGGGGCTGAATCCGGGGACTCTCACCGAGTCCCTGGTGCTCACCCCGGCGTGCGGGCTGGCGGGCGCTTCGCCCGCGTACGCCCGTGCGGCCCTCGCGCACTGTATCCGTGCGGCGAAGTCGCTCGCGGACAACCCTGAGTAACGGGCTGAGTTCCATCAACGGGAGGACGAGACGGTGGCTGTCGAACAGCAGGGTGCTGTGCCTGCGGAGGCGCGGGAGAACCACGCGCAGCTGGCCGAGCAGATCGAGGAGCACCGCTTCCGGTACTACGTGAAGGACCAGCCGGTCGTCAGCGACGCCGAGTTCGACACGCAGCTGCGCGCGCTGGAGGCCCTGGAGGAGCAGTACCCGGAGCTGCGGACCCCCGACTCGCCGACCCAGAAGGTAGCGGGGGCGTACGAGACGGAGTTCACGTCCGTGCAGCACCGGGACAGGATGCTGTCGCTGGACAACGCCTTCGACGACGAGGAACTGGCCGCCTGGGGCGAGCGGGTGGCCCGGGACGTCGGTTCGGCCGGTTACCACTTCCTGTGCGAGCTCAAGGTGGACGGCCTGGCCGTCAACCTCACCTACGAGAACGGCAGACTGACGCGGGCCGCCACCCGCGGCGACGGCCGCACCGGCGAGGACATCACGCCGAACGTCATGACGATCGCCGACATCCCGCACCGGCTGCGCGGCGAGCGGATCCCGGCGCTCGTCGAGATCCGCGGCGAGGTGTACTTCCCGATGGACGCCTTCGAAGGGCTCAACGCCCGGCTGGTGGAGGCAGGCGACAAACCGTTCGCCAACCCGCGCAACGCCGCGGCGGGTTCGCTGCGCCAGAAGGACCCGAAGATCACCGCGACGCGTCCGCTGCACATGGTGGTGCACGGCATCGGTGCCCGTGAGGGCTTCGACATCGACTGCCTGTCGCACGCCTACGAGCTGCTGCACGAGTGGGGCCTGCCCACGGCCCAACACAACAAGGTCGTCGACGACCTCGCGGGCGCACGGGAGTTCATCGCCTACTTCGGCGAGAACCGGCACTCCGTGGAACACGAGATCGACGGCGTCGTCATCAAGCTCGACGAGATCCCGCTCCAAGGACGGCTCGGCTCCACCTCGCGCGCGCCGCGCTGGGCGATCGCCTGGAAGTACGCGCCGGAGGAGGTCAACACCAAGCTGGTGAACATCCGCGTCGGTGTGGGCCGTACGGGCAGAGTCACCCCGTACGCCCAGGTCGAGCCGGTGACGGTGGCCGGGTCCGAGGTCGAGTTCGCCACCCTGCACAACCAGGACGTGGTGAAGGCCAAGGGCGTGCTCATCGGTGACACGGTGGTGCTGCGCAAGGCGGGGGACGTCATCCCGGAGATCCTCGGCCCGGTCGCGGACCTGCGGGACGGCAGCGAGCGGGAGTTCGTGATGCCCGCCGAATGCCCCGAGTGCGGGACGGCGCTGCGCCCGATGAAGGAGGGTGACATCGACCTCCGCTGCCCCAACTCCCGCTCCTGCCCGGCCCAGTTGCGCGAACGGCTCTTCTACCTGGCCGGGCGCAAGTGCCTGGACATCGAGAACTTCGGCTATGTCGCCGCGGCGGCGCTCACCCAGCCCCTGGAGCCCGCCGAACCGCCGCTGCGCGACGAGAGCGACCTGTTCGACCTCACGATCGACCAGTTGCTGCCCATCAAGGCGTACGTCCTGGACCAGGACAGCGGACTGCCCAAGCGCGACCCGAAGACCGGCGAGGAGAAGATCGCCACGGTCTTCGCCAACCAGCAGGGCGAGCCGAGGAAGAACGCCCTGGCGATGCTGGACAACATCGCGGCGGCGAAGACCCGGCCACTGGCCAGGATCATCACCGGGCTGTCGATCCGGCACGTGGGCCCCGTCGCCGCCGAGGCACTGGCCCGCGAGTTCCGCTCACTGGACCGGATCGAAGGGGCCACGGAGGAGGAGCTGGCCGCCGTCGAAGGTGTCGGGCCGACCATCGCGGCCTCGCTCAAGCAGTGGTTCGACGAGGAATGGCACCGGGAGATCCTGCGCAAGTGGCGGGCGGCCGGGGTCCGTACGGAGGACGAGGGCAGTGGCGAGGACGAAGGCCCCCGCCCGCTGGACGGGCTCACCGTGGTGGTCACCGGCACCCTGGAGCACCACACCCGCGACGGCGCGAAAGAAGCACTCCAGAGCCTCGGCGCGAAGGTCACCGGCTCCGTCTCCAAGAAGACGGCCTTCGTGGTGGTGGGGGACAGCCCCGGCTCCAAATACGACAAGGCGATGCAGCTGAAGGTCCCCGTGCTGAACGAAGAGGGCTTCGCCGTACTGCTCGAACAAGGACCCGACGCGGCCCGCGAGGCGGCGGTACCGGCGGATGAACCGGCAGACGGTCCGGCAGCGGAGTAGCCGCAGGACCGGGCCCAAGCTCACCCGTTCGGCGCATAGCAGATGGTTAAGGATGGTCGGGTCGCATTCGGGCAAGACCTGCAGACGGCTGCCCGTCGGGGCCTTCTGCGGCCTACTGTTGAACAGTGCGCCCGTCGTGCACGGCTTCCAAACGGTCTCCCCTGCTCCCCCGGAGCTCGGGACGGGTTCAAGTCGTGATGGCACGACAGAGGGCCATCGCGTGGCATGGGCACTGCCGGCTGTGAGAGGGACGGGCATGAAACCGACCGAGAGCGCCGATCCGGACGGGCGAGTGCGCGGCCTCGCGTACTTCGCTCACTCCGTGTCGAAGCTGTCCGCCTTCCCCTTCGTCGTGGGACTGGCGGCCATCGCTCTGGCGACCGGGCTGCTGCAGGCGGTCCGGGACGGCAGCGCGCTGTTCCCCGACGGCACGGTCGGCTGGGCACTGGCCGTGCTCACCGGCGTCATCGTGGGCCATCTGGTCGCCCTCGGCCGCGACCGCTGGTGGGGCGGCACCGGATCCGGCGCCGCCCTCACTCTCGCCGTACTGCTGCTGTACGGCTGGCTGCCGGCCGCGCTGGTCAGCCTGGCCGTCGTCGTCCTGGTCGGGGCGGCGCGCAGCCACCGCTGGCGGCAGGGGCTGCTGCACGGCGCGTCCGACATCCTGGGCATCGGCGCCGCCGCTCTCGTCCTCGCCGCGTTCGGGGAGGCCCCGACCGTCGAGCACCCCTGGCGGCCACTCCACTGGGGGATCGGCTCCGCGTTAGAAATCGTGGTGGCGGCCTGCGCCTATCTGCTGGTGACCAGGGTGCTGCTGTGGTCCGCGCTGGCGCCGCACAACGGCGGACTTCCGACGGTGGCCCGCACGGCACTGGTCAGGCAGGGCCTCGTCGGCGTCGCCCTGCTCGGTATCGCCCCGCTGATCTGCGTGGTCGGTATGTCGCTGCCGTTGCTGCTGCCGCTCTTCGCGGTACCGCTGATCGCCCTGGATTCCACGCTGTGGATCGCGAGGGCCCGCGCGGAGGAGCAGTTGCGCGACCCGCTGACCGGACTGCCCAACCGCCAGTGGCTGTTGGAGCGGACCTGGGCGGCGCTGTCGGAGGCGGAGAGCAGCGGAAGCAGATCGTCGCTCGTGCTGATCGACCTCGACCGGTTCCGGTCGGTCAACGACACGCTCGGCCATCTGGCGGGCGACAGGCTGCTGTTGCAGATAGCAGACCGGCTGCGGCTCGCGCTGCCGCGCGGCGCGGAGGTCGCGCGGCTGGGCGGCGACGAGTTCGCGGTACTGCTCCCGGTGGCCGACTCGGCGACGAGCGTGATGCGCATCGCCCGCCATCTCGTCGCCGAACTGGGCTCCCCGCTCGACCTGGACGGACTGACGCTGGTGCTGGAGGCGAGCGCCGGCGTCTCCGTCTTTCCCGACCACGCGCTGGACGCCGAGGGGCTGCTCCAGCGGGCGGACGTAGCGATGTACCAGGCGAAGCGGGACCGCACGGGCGTCGAGGTCTACGAGTCCAAGCGGGACTCCAACACACCTGACCGGCTCGGACTGCTGGGTGACCTGCGGCGCGCCCTCGACGCGGGTGACGTGGAACTGCACTACCAGCCGAAGGTCCGGTTCGACGGACAGGTGGCGGGACTTGAAGCACTGGTCCGGTGGGTGCACCCGGAGCGCGGCAGGGTCCCCCCGGACGAGTTCATCGCGATCGCCGAGTCGTCCGGGCTGATGCCGCACCTCACCGAATACGTACTGGAGACGGCCCTCGCCCAGGTCGCCAAGTGGCGCGCGCAGGGCCTGAAGGTCCCGGTGGCGGTCAATGTGTCGCCGCGCGACGTGCACACCCCCGGCTTCGCGGGCGCGGTGGCCGCGCGGCTGGCCCGGCACGGCGTGCCGCCGGGCGCCCTCCAGTTGGAGATCACCGAACACGTCCTGCTGGAGGACCCGCAGCGGGCGGCCGACACCCTGGCCGGGCTGACCGCGCACGGCGTGAAGATGTCGCTGGACGACTTCGGCACCGGGTACTCCTCACTGGTCCACCTGCGCCGGCTGCCGGTCAGCGAACTGAAGATCGACCGGTCGTTCGTGGCCCGGCTGGCGGTGGACAACGAGGACGCGGAGATCGTCCGCTGCACCGTCGACCTGGCGCACTCGCTGGGCCTGATCGTCGTCGCCGAGGGCGTCGAGGACGACGAGACCTGGGAACGGCTGAGGGACCTGGGCTGCGACGCGGTGCAGGGATGGCTGGTGGCCGCGGCGATGCCGCCGCACGA from Streptomyces sp. NBC_01267 harbors:
- a CDS encoding DUF4190 domain-containing protein: MELTTRTTAPARTGTTTRIGTRDADGMAVAAFVLGLLGLLVLNIVLGPTAIVLAALALRRGTARRGRALLALALGVADLVVLAALVTSSGAVIWNIGG
- a CDS encoding cysteine desulfurase family protein yields the protein MAYLDHAATTPMLPEAVEAMTAQLTVTGNASSLHAAGRRARRTVEEAREALAESLGARPSEVVFTAGGTEADNLAVKGLFWSRRDADPRRNRVLVSPVEHHAVLDAVDWLGAHEGATVEYLPVDAYGRVHPEALRAAIERDPSDVALATVMWANNEIGTVLPVRELAQVAAEFEIPLHADAVQAYGQLPVDFAASGLAAMTVSGHKIGGPYGIGALLLGREYTPVPVLHGGGQERHVRSGTLDAPAIASFAVAGTLAAERQADFAREIGGLRDALIAAVRSACPEAILGGDPVDRLPANAHFTFPGCEGDSLLLLLDAQGIACSTGSACTAGVAQPSHVLLATGTDPDLARGTLRFSLGHTSTEADVAAVAEAIGPAVERARSAGLS
- a CDS encoding N-acetylmuramoyl-L-alanine amidase, whose amino-acid sequence is MGTKGSAGWNPGRHLGRRGLLLGGLGGLGAAVGAVVLGREHRTHGGGGPREAGAVDYAGAQWAAASPANYRRADRPDDYAIDRVVIHVVQGSFTMALQVFGDPAHRAAAHYVLRRDGHVAQTVRELDVAFHAGNRSYNERSIGIEHEGFVDRPASFTDAMYRSSARLTAGICKRYGIPVDREHIVGHVEVPGADHTDPGRYWDWAHYLRLVRAV
- the mnmA gene encoding tRNA 2-thiouridine(34) synthase MnmA yields the protein MTQTSQSPRPRPLRVLAAMSGGVDSAVAAARAAEAGHDVTGVHLALSANPQSFRTGARGCCTIEDSRDARRAADVIGIPFYVWDLAERFREDVVDDFVAEYEAGRTPNPCLRCNEKIKFAALLDKALALGFDAVCTGHYATVVVNEDGTREMHRASDMAKDQSYVLGVLDERQLAHAMFPLGDTLTTKDEIRGEAERRGLAVAKKPDSHDICFIADGDTQGFLASRLGGKAEGDIVDESGTKVGSHDGAFGFTIGQRKGLRIGHPAADGKPRYVLDISPVNNTVTVGPVEALDVTALTAIKPRWCGNAPAGPGAYTAQLRAHGGETAVTAELVGDELRVSFDEPVRGVAPGQAIVLYDGTRVVGSATIATTDRAATAAV
- a CDS encoding DUF427 domain-containing protein, translated to MTTGHRITVEQGTDHVRVVREGQVLAESRRPLLLHETGLPVRYYLPPEDVRTELLTPSDTHTHCPFKGDASYWSLPGAADLVWAYPEPLAQVAEIKDHFCFYDTEVV
- a CDS encoding TIGR00730 family Rossman fold protein; translated protein: MNICVFLSAADLDERYTRPAREFAELIGKGGHTLVWGGSESGLMKVVADGVQENGGRLVGVSVDFLAAKARTDADEMVIAADLAERKALLLAKSDAVVIMVGGTGTLDEATEILELKKHGRTDKPVVLLNTAGFYDGLKQQFQRMEDEGFLPVPLTDLVFFAEDGVAALAYLEESHGVQ
- a CDS encoding SDR family oxidoreductase, translating into MATHVITGAGSGIGAAVARRLHERGDDLVIVARDAGRARELAGRFPGAGTLVADLANPDRISWALDKQALPAQVDSLLHIAGIVDLGPIAELRPTTWHQQLNTNLVAPAELTRLMLPQLRTVRGQVIFVNSGAGLNAHAEWGAYAAAKHGLKALADALRHEEHGNGVRVTSVYPGRTASPMQAKVHSQEGKEYRPEGLIDPESVATTILMALDLPRDAEVNDLTVRAGR